A genomic segment from Andrena cerasifolii isolate SP2316 chromosome 7, iyAndCera1_principal, whole genome shotgun sequence encodes:
- the Neto gene encoding neuropilin and tolloid-like encodes MLLQGAAVIVRVESVHGGIGRFQFINVREEEPTMVARLPQQVLLLLVLVTGTAAEATRQTEESHFSTHDTRKAGRSFPWFSSSTDRAAGEGRSIGKFRRATSWQADTSSPREQVALQVLELVSVSPSDVEEIEMQRSIETLRTENDTGQVKVSCPDSTVSSRSTSGGRQKIDVSTGRTFVQSTTGRLSSVEDIPTSRSFSNIAARQGNRSSFKEITLQSLQGSSTAPTTYVANDVVRRQMRHVSDVCEKFSTGEEAKQEFYSPNYPDNYPNLTECVKVLKADEGMLLKLDFRDEFKLEESPECRYDFLEVRDGQHGYSNLLGNFCGTNFPPEITSKTRYLWLRFRSDDSIEGKGFKAVWSMIPRPTSPGVPPEPEPCVREVSGMEAIINSDDVLDRKKLAEKEGIALDCMWNITVKEGWKIQLTFSDPFKLQRPNECDANFVDIFRERTDMSSREKNFCGSIADTVLIGTNIAFVRFYAEPKALNSSFEAVMTALRDRDPGDKPCSDGEYYCEDATCIAAELQCNGRVNCRFRWDEEDQACNKKKSRLIDSQHIVIILIVFSMILFGMSFAFVFNCVRKLVRDHRIIREHIRQSRENRLDELGRKATPCPISASRTDIRDRDSESPSLEVVPSKELLPPTTLIPQEYTKDLALEMSYNTRDMNDIHQSNNVSNATQERLQESNEEPEMRDNSCQTRESLFEARISDSSMPLGFTTFGVRGPSSQNGTSHLHHHRHHHLHHHQSPPQSRHGSQPPQPSQHSTQQSSEHSAQQPGSQCSGCSPASRGRDGSMGVCPKHNPIPAPHGWSTHETGYPLHQGSPYTEPPDYPSYQRFQSPKPSRENSAYRESPKFMRQATVGSGERYGSSVYGSGHGSSNTQSTQHSGTPKCPQQTTPDPRYRAEAVIEVDQRRPFSIESTKSAPDVIATH; translated from the exons TCACTGGGACAGCCGCGGAAGCCACACGCCAAACAGAGGAGTCACATTTTAGTACTCACGACACACGAAAGGCCGGTCGATCCTTTCCTTGGTTCTCCTCCAGCACAGACCGAGCTGCGGGAGAGGGCAGGTCTATCGGGAAGTTTCGCCGGGCGACTTCCTGGCAAGCAGACACCTCGAGCCCCAGGGAGCAGGTTGCGCTGCAAGTGTTGGAGCTGGTCAGCGTAAGCCCGAGCGACGTGGAGGAGATCGAGATGCAGAGGAGTATCGAGACGCTGAGAACCGAGAACGACACGGGGCAAGTGAAAGTCTCGTGTCCAGATTCGACCGTGTCCTCGAGGAGTACGTCCGGCGGGAGACAGAAGATAGATGTGTCCACTGGGCGGACGTTTGTTCAATCAACGACAGGACGATTGAGCTCCGTCGAGGATATCCCCACATCGCGAAGTTTCAGCAAC ATAGCGGCGAGGCAGGGGAATCGCTCGTCGTTCAAGGAGATCACTCTGCAAAGTCTGCAAGGGTCCAGCACGGCGCCGACTACGTACGTCGCGAACGACGTCGTTCGACGTCAAATGAGACACGTTTCAGACGTTTGCGAGAAGTTCAGCACAGGGGAGGAGGCCAAGCAGGAATTTTACAGTCCAAACTATCCAGACAACTATCCGAACCTCACCGAGTGCGTTAAAGTTCTAAAAG CTGACGAAGGTATGCTGCTGAAACTCGACTTCCGAGACGAGTTCAAGCTCGAGGAGAGCCCCGAATGCCGTTACGATTTCCTTGAGGTACGTGACGGCCAGCACGGCTACTCCAATCTCCTCGGCAACTTCTGCGGCACGAATTTCCCCCCTGAGATCACGTCGAAGACGAGATACCTCTGGCTGCGATTCCGCAGTGACGATAGCATCGAGGGCAAGGGCTTCAAGGCCGTCTGGAGTATGATACCTAGGCCAACCTCCC CGGGGGTGCCACCGGAGCCGGAACCCTGCGTACGCGAAGTGAGCGGCATGGAGGCGATTATTAACAGCGACGACGTGCTGGACAGGAAAAAGCTCGCCGAGAAGGAGGGCATCGCCTTGGACTGTATGTGGAACATCACGGTCAAAGAAGGGTGGAAG ATTCAGCTGACGTTCTCGGATCCCTTCAAGCTGCAACGACCGAACGAGTGCGACGCCAACTTCGTGGACATATTCAGAGAACGCACTGACATGTCCTCGAGAGAGAAGAATTTCTGCGGCAGCATCGCCGACACGGTGCTCATCGGGACCAATATCGCCTTTGTCAGGTTTTACGCCGAGCCGAAAGCGCTGAACAGCAGCTTCGAGGCCGTCATGACAGCGCTCAGGGACAGAGACCCTGGAGACAAAC CTTGCTCGGACGGCGAGTACTATTGCGAGGACGCGACTTGCATCGCCGCGGAATTGCAGTGCAACGGAAGGGTCAATTGCCGTTTCCGGTGGGACGAGGAAGACCAGGCCTGCAAC AAGAAGAAATCACGGCTGATTGACTCCCAGCACATCGTCATCATCCTCATCGTCTTCTCCATGATTCTCTTCGGGATGAGTTTCGCCTTCGTCTTCAACTGCGTCCGAAAGCTCGTCCGGGACCACCGAATCATCCGG GAACACATCAGGCAGTCCAGAGAGAATCGATTAGACGAACTAGGCCGTAAGGCGACACCCTGTCCGATCTCGGCTTCCAGAACCGACATCAGGGATCGGGACAGCGAGTCGCCGAGCCTGGAGGTGGTCCCGAGCAAGGAGCTTCTGCCACCCACTACCCTGATACCGCAGGAGTATACGAAGGACCTCGCGCTGGAGATGAGCTACAATACGAGGGACATGAACGACATCCACCAGAGCAACAACGTGAGCAACGCCACGCAGGAACGGCTGCAAGAGTCGAACGAGGAGCCGGAGATGAGAGACAACTCTTGCCAGACGCGGGAGAGCCTGTTCGAGGCGAGGATCTCGGACAGCTCGATGCCTCTGGGCTTCACGACCTTCGGTGTCCGGGGGCCGAGTTCGCAAAACGGGACCAGTCATCTGCACCATCATCGTCACCACCATCTTCACCACCATCAAAGTCCGCCCCAGTCGCGCCACGGCTCTCAACCCCCTCAGCCCTCTCAGCATAGCACGCAGCAGTCTTCCGAGCACAGTGCCCAGCAGCCAGGCTCCCAATGTTCCGGCTGCAGTCCAGCGTCGAGAGGCAGAGATGGCAGCATGGGCGTCTGTCCCAAGCACAACCCAATCCCAGCACCTCATGGCTGGTCCACTCACGAGACCGGCTACCCGCTACACCAAGGCTCCCCTTACACGGAGCCACCAGACTACCCTTCGTACCAGAGGTTCCAAAGCCCGAAGCCCAGCAGGGAGAACAGTGCCTATCGCGAATCACCTAAATTCATGAGGCAGGCGACAGTTGGGTCCGGTGAGAGGTACGGCAGCTCCGTTTACGGGTCTGGGCACGGATCTAGCAACACGCAGAGCACTCAGCATTCTGGCACGCCCAAGTGCCCCCAACAAACGACGCCGGACCCGAGGTACAGGGCGGAGGCAGTGATAGAGGTGGATCAAAGGCGGCCCTTCAGCATAGAGAGCACAAAGAGCGCGCCGGACGTGATCGCGACGCACTGA